One genomic segment of Mangifera indica cultivar Alphonso chromosome 6, CATAS_Mindica_2.1, whole genome shotgun sequence includes these proteins:
- the LOC123218782 gene encoding uncharacterized protein LOC123218782 yields MTGKSQPYSWTRLLFNQSLRNPTKAPLLSSWKISTFPHFPTSQTPQIPIPPNTQLPNASQRNPTKPIFSFSRKVSTFGLFRTNQTPRSHFSTYSRAAQELIAELEREKQREREAWKKAGLDTKDIDAEDEEDYMGVGPLIEKLEKEKLKITEDLNLYEEPTDSESDEDDERFSRDAVNKRFQLFEKKFKRHEELLHGFADAETLDEAFKWMNKIDKFEQKHFALRPEYRVIGDLMNRLKVAEGKDKFILQQKLNRAMRLVEWKEAYDPNNPANYGVVRHEQVGPDVEAFNDSGFEQQKRMIQGGVDEDEIEFDDMKERDDMLLEQLNAIDKKLEEKLAELDHTFGKKGKLLEEEIRDLAGERNSLTEKKRRPLYRKGFDVKLIDVNRTCKVTKGGQVVKYTVMLACGNFHGVIGFAKAKGPKVPVALQKAYEKCFQNLHYVERHEDHTIAHAIQTEYKKTKVYLWPAPTTTGMKAGRTVQTILNLAGFKNVKSKVVGSRNPHNTVKALFKALNAIETPKDVQEKFGRTVVEKYLL; encoded by the exons ATGACCGGCAAATCTCAGCCATATTCATGGACTCGACTGCTTTTCAACCAATCCCTCAGAAACCCTACTAAAGCCCCTCTTTTATCTTCCTGGAAAATCTCAACTTTCCCGCATTTTCCCACCAGCCAAACACCCCAAATCCCTATTCCACCAAATACCCAACTCCCAAATGCATCCCAACGAAACCCCACCAAAcccattttctcattttctcgGAAAGTCTCAACTTTTGGTCTCTTTCGCACAAACCAAACGCCAAGAAGCCATTTTTCCACTTATTCCAGAGCCGCTCAAGAGCTGATTGCGGAGCTTGAGCGCGAGaagcagagagagagagaggcgtGGAAGAAGGCTGGATTGGATACCAAAGATATTGATGCAGAAGATGAGGAGGATTACATGGGTGTGGGGCCTTTGATAGAGAAGCTTGAGAAGGAGAAATTGAAGATCACTGAGGACTTGAACTTGTATGAAGAGCCCACGGATTCGGAgagtgatgaagatgatgagagGTTCTCAAGAGATGCAGTGAATAAGAGATTTCAGTTGTTTGAGAAGAAGTTTAAAAGGCATGAAGAGTTGCTTCATGGCTTCGCTGATGCCG AGACGCTTGATGAAGCTTTCAAGTGGATGaacaaaattgacaaatttGAGCAAAAGCATTTTGCTCTTCGCCCTGAATACAGGGTCATTGGTGACTTGATGAATCGTCTGAAAGTTGCTGAAGGCAAGGATAAATTCATCCTTCAACAAAAGCTTAATAGAGCTATGAGGTTGGTGGAATGGAAGGAAGCTTATGATCCAAATAATCCTGCCAATTATGGAGTAGTGCGTCATGAGCAGGTTGGTCCAGATGTTGAGGCCTTTAACGATTCTGGATTTGAACAACAGAAGAGAATGATACAAGGTGGGGTTGATGAAGATGAGATAGAGTTTGATGACATGAAAGAGAGAGATGATATGTTGCTAGAACAACTCAATGCTATTGACAAGAAACTTGAAGAGAAGCTAGCTGAGTTGGACCATACAtttggaaagaaaggaaagcttCTAGAGGAAGAGATTAGAGATCTAGCAGGGGAGAGAAACTCTTTGACGGAGAAGAAAAGAAGACCTCTATATAGAAAA GGATTTGATGTTAAACTAATAGATGTTAATAGAACTTGTAAAGTTACCAAG GGAGGGCAAGTGGTCAAATACACTGTTATGTTAGCTTGTGGGAACTTTCACGGTGTTATTGGGTTTGCCAAAGCCAAAGGCCCAAAAGTTCCTGTTGCTCTTCAGAAG GCATATGAGAAATGCTTCCAAAATCTCCACTATGTGGAGCGACACGAGGATCATACAATTGCACATGCGATACAGACAGAATACAAGAAAACTAAG GTGTATTTGTGGCCTGCGCCAACTACAACGGGTATGAAAGCTGGAAGAACTGTCCAAACAATTCTGAATTTAGCTGGATTCAAAAATGTGAAATCTAAG GTTGTCGGCTCAAGGAATCCACATAATACTGTGAAGGCACTATTCAAAGCATTGAATGCT ATTGAAACTCCAAAGGATGTGCAAGAGAAGTTTGGTCGGACTGTTGTGGAGAAGTACCTGCTATGA
- the LOC123219656 gene encoding 60S ribosomal protein L5-like, producing MGTKIVMDNRLFLAFVKAQKTKAYFKRFQVKYKRRRENRKVDEIHGLTNKDIIAQIVSASIIGDSVLASAYAHELPIYGLEVGLTNYAAEMGIFRLALVSGFLFVFRENGPFGSKLSNQPEPLLRSKLSYIFSEQQKP from the exons ATGGGTACAAAAATTGTCATGGACAATCGcttatttttg GCCTTTGTGAAGGCTCAGAAGACCAAGGCTTACTTCAAGAGGTTCCAGGTCAAGTACAAGAGAAGAAGAG aaaatagaaaagttgaTGAGATTCATGGTCTG ACTAACAAGGATATCATTGCACAAATAGTATCAGCCAGTATTATCGGTGATTCAGTTCTTGCTTCAGCATATGCCCATGAGTTACCTATCTATGGGCTTGAAGTAGGTCTTACAAACTATGCTGCAG AAATGGGTATTTTTCGTCTTGCACTTGTTTCTGGGTTTCTGTTTGTTTTCCGAGAAAATGG GCCTTTTGGTTCAAAGCTCTCTAATCAGCCAGAACCTCTTCTTCGCTCAAAGCTCTCATACATTTTCTCAGAACAGCAAAAGCCGTGA